CACGCTGCTCAAGGCCACCCCGCCGATCTGCATCATGTTCGTGGCTCGAGGAGTGAACCAGAGCCTTGACGCTTTCCTAGCAGCGAAAGGCATGCCAACGTAGTTACGGGGATTCGACGTGCGTGTTGTACTGTAGTTAAACGCAAGTTTGGTCACATCGTGAGTACTCCGTATCCTGTATAACGTCGGTTTTTTAAGGTCTTGGAACGAACGCATGGTAGCCGTCCGATGGCGAACATGGATCTTGCAAGGCTGCTCGCCATGTCACCTTCCTGGAACCGTTCATACCCGATGCGAACAGCCCGAACGTTGTTCTTTAACCCAACGCCCCTCGCGCACTAGCCTGGGCGgttgagatagagagagaggggggaggccaCAACCATGGTAGGGGTTGTGGCGGCCTCGGGGTGTTGGGCTCGCAACGGCGTGCGGCCGGTGTTGGGCGAAGTTCCGGCAGCTGCTCCACACCTCGCATTCAAGAATACCCcgccctccgcctcctccacgcTCTGTCGAGGGGGAGGCATGGTGCTTCCCGATCTGCAACGGTGTCTCTCGATCCATCGAGGGAGCGCCAGGAGAGGGGCCCTCCATGTGGTTTTGCGTCAAGGTCGTCCGCCGCAgccgtcatcctcatcctcatacTCATACTCTGTTCCACAATGTCCATGGTGCTCGCTCCAGACGGTACCGCCTCCCCTGTTGCTAATCCCACCCCAAAGTCAAATCTCCAATCTCCAGGGCTAATGTGCTTGCTCCTGCTCTAGTTGTCGTATGTGAGGTGTTGTTGCGGCTCTACCTAGCCTTCAATGCCACGGTTGGGCGGAGGTTAGGCAGCTGGCTCCCCGTCTCGCCACATCGTTGCCGCCATCGTGGGTGACATTGAGCCTCTTCGCCTTCTCCTATGTGCTCTTCCTCGACCGACCTTGCTACCGTACCAAGGAACCACGAGCTGCTCATCCCTTAGGATTTCATGAATGATAACTGCCACACGTCAGGTGTGTGGCTCTCCGGCCCTGACGTTTTTCGATGGCAATTCCAGTCACGGAAGGATGGCAAATTCCAGTGGCACGCGATAAGTTTCTGTCAAAAATAAACTGAagcacaaaagttgacatgcttgcCAACTGAAGTTGTCATCCTCGCGTAGCTAAACTTGCCATTGAAAACGTTCGGAGTTGCCATGTGCACGTACCTGACGTTTGACACTTATCAGGGTCCTAGGATTTTCTTCCCCTTCTTGCTCCCTCCATACCTCTTTGTTCCTTTGTGTTTGTGCTCCCTGTTGCTGCATGCTCACGGTTCTATGGCCATGGTGATCATTTTTTTGGTCCTTGTTAGGTCTATGTGTAAATTAAGATGAAATCTTATGCAGTCCATGGCAATTCCAAAACTTTGAAACCTTAAAGCTTGGGTTGACCATTTTGTGTAATTTAAGATATGATGTCTTGTTGTCAAATTTTTACATGGCAATTTTTTGGAAATAATCATTGTGGTGGTCAAGTGGcaaaaatatgcaaaacaaattGTACTATGAGCCATACATGGCGGCCCGTCCCTACAGAAGAAGAGGCACTGTCTAAACTATGAGCTTCATCATTACTAGCTCTACCTTCATGCGCTAAAGAGACACTCTCCAGCTAGTTTtgattgatgatgaactccttgacaaTGGCACAGTAGGCACATGGATTCTCTTCTCTGACATTCCTCACCACTCAAAACAATCTGTAGCCACATGGACCTTGGAAAGATTCAAATCAAATGCCAAGGATAAAGCCTCACTTCATGCTAGCACTTCCAGACTTGCTGGGCCCATTAGTCCATTGACCTCAATAGTCGAGGCTCCAAAAAAATCTCATGTATCATCACGGCAAATGACACTTGCCAACGCTTCCAAACTTGCTAGGCCCGTTAGTCCATTGATCAGATTACACCTCTGTTGGATGTCGAATAGTAGCGTAAGGAAACATAGAGCTCCACTCATTCGATTCCAGGACCCGGTCCAGCTGGAACTTTCAAATTGTCCCGCAACAATCTCCCTCTCAAATGTCCAGTTGAGGCCAATAGCAATACCGCAAGTCCACAAAGATCCACCGTCTCATTGAACTGTAAAATCTGAGCACAAGGGTGGTCATTGAGGACCATTTGTTCTTCTCTGCGTAGGAACTTATTAAAGTTACCAATACACATCCAAGGTAAATCACAGTCTCCTTTTTAAAGCGTCATCATGTCCCATGTCTTGTATTTAAGGCTTACATTAGCTTCACCATACCAACACGTCAATCTCCAATGACTGCATCCGCTCTCCATCACCTTCATATCCATGTGCGACCGTGAATAACTCCTCAACTCTAGTTGGACTCGATTTTTCCAATAGATACAAAGCACCACTTCTCCCACTACCTCCCACACCAAAAGCGCTAGTGTATCCAGAGTAGCACCCAAACCCTTCCACACGGTTCTTCGCAATTTGTGTCTCCACCACACAAAGAATCATGGGCGCACATTCCTGCGCAATGCTACGCAATTCATGAACCATCGCAGGGTCGCCGGGCCCATGACAGTTCCAAAATAAAGTATACATTAGGCCCGACAGTCCTCCTCGCGGGAGGCTGCCAATTTTGCCAAATGATCAGCTGAAGCACTAACCTTCCCTAAACTCCCCTTGTTACACTTCGATGGTGATTCCCCTTTCTTCGAATTTTTCCTGCCACGAGGTTTAACATATGGGGTTGGAAGTGGTGGAGGTTCAACACTTTCATGTTTGTTGCATTGTTTTTGTACTTCAACATGCATCTGGGGTAGCTTGCATCCCCGCGATGGCCGCATCCCAATATTCCCCTCTCGAGAGGTCTAACTTCTTATTTGTTGTCGGGgtgctttccttctctccctcttcttctttctcctctgcatGGGGTTTCAATGGGCTTTCTGTTGTGACATCAAGACCTTCCTCTTCCATCCCGCATCAGCCGAATTCCTTTTCCTAGGAACATAGCGCGCCCCCAACTTGCGCCCCTTCCTCTTCCACCCTTGCCCCTAGTCGACGTCCTTACGGATTGGAACTTTGAGCCATGTCTGAAACCCTGGTTGCCACGCAGAGTCCTTCGCGTGGCGATCATCCATGTCCCATACTCGATTTCCTCCGGTGCATGTACGCCATCCCAACTCTTCCTTAACATTGCCCTCGAATGCTGCAAACCTCATAAAAGAACCCTATCTTCTCGTACTTGATGGGCAAGAAGATCCTCTCCTTCCCATTAATGTTCAACTGTGCAAATCTCACTAGGGGTTCGGTAACATCAATCTTAGACCGGACAGGTACATAGTTTCCTTCATACACCCTACTACAGTTCATCTCAACGCTTTTAACAAGTCCAAATCCGATGACCTAACCAACCCGCAATGGGTTGGGAACGTTACAAATCTGGGAGGTCGTGGTTCTGCGCCCATACATGTGTGTGGTTCAGTTTTACCATGTCTGGTTTCTTCTTCCCATCCTGCTCCTCAATCACCACCATGATACCTCTAAAGATCCACGGGCCCTGATGCATGACGTGGTTCCAGTCGCCTAGACAAAAAAACTGGATTACAAACAAGTTGTCGTCTACCTCACGGAACTCCGGATCATACGCCAGCCGCCACACGGACTTCATGGTGTCCTTAAAAGCATCGCACTGGAAGGTTTTTCTGGTATTAACACGAGCCAGTGCCAACCACCTTGTCGCCTTCGACGGTTTAGAAATTTCCTCCCCCGCTTCCCCGCGAATACATCATCAAGTTCAACATCCTTTAATTTCATGTTTCTCATCGTTGCTTCAAGATCAATCCCTCCTTTGCCCATCTTCGTGCCTCCTGCGAGGTACCTGACCCCATTGACGACGTCGCCattgatccgatctaacgccgtcCGCCGTCACCAACAGTGTTGTCGAGGCCGGGTGGATGGACCAGCCAACCCCTTTGATCAGCCCAAGTGCACGCTAGGTCGGGGAGAGGCTTGGGTTTCAGCAAGCCAGACCAAAGATCTCGAGATCACTCGATGACGAGAGAATCGCCGTAGCAGAGaaagaaaaccctagtttttttttgagacaaagaaAACCCTAGGGTAAAGATCTTCCAATCACAACTTGCGGACTTACTCCTACAGCTACAAACAGGccttattttaaaaaaaaaacaagAACTAGTGGCCCAGCCCATCTCCCAGGAGGAAAAtaggaaaaagaagaaaacaaaatccGTTGCGTTCGTAGTATTATCCTTTTGCAGTGTCTGGCCGTCGCGCTCTCGCCGTCTCgctgccggctgccggctgcccCTCCCCCTCGCCGCGCGCGATTTCTCCGCCAACTCCCATACCCAAGTTCTAGGGAAAGATACACTGCTCCGATGGCGGTCAGAGTTCCGTCCATGGAGCTGAACCGCTCCCCGCCGCTCCTCTCCGGCGGCAGAGGTATTTactcttctcccgcatcgtcgcaTTTTGTTGGAAAATGGCCAGATTCTAGGTTTCCTGAAGTTTGTCGCCCGCTTCTGGTTTGTGTGCTGTGCTGCTCCATTCCAGTGTTCCCACCGCGGGCCGCCTTTACTGTCCTGCTAATTAGTTAGCCAACGTGCAGCACTGCAGTTTACAAGTAGCATAACTGACCATGTGGAATTCGTATGTGTAGTACAAAACTAGCTTCACTCTCACTGTTCTGCAATTCATTTGATGCTTGAAAGTTGGAACTTTGTCAGTATGTGGTTATGATGCTAGGGGCATACTGTTCAGGAAGAGTTTAGCTCTTTCATTTTTTTCCGATGGAAGGGCCTTCCGCCCCAGTTTCATACAAACTGAATGGTAGATTTTCAATTCCTTATCTATTGCACTATTGTGTACTGACCGTTTGTATGTTTCATCTACTACTTTTGAAGGCAAAACATGCCTTCAGAAGCCTTTCATTGTCCAAGCAAAGAGATCAGGTGGATTGGAGAAAGCAAATACTAGGTACAAAATACATCTTTACAGTTCAGACTCTTATCTGATTGGTTTCCCTAAGAAATTTAATGTGGCCACTGGTTGGTAGCTTAGGACATACAAGTGCCACTGAACTCAACGCTCGTCTTTCATAATTTGTATAATATTCTAACGCTTACAAAAAAACAAGCAGGCCACAAGGACCGCAAGCTTCTGAAAAACTCAAGAAAAGAGAACCCCTGACTCGTGGGACTGTTAGTGCGCCTCTTCCGGTACCAGGACACATACCTCGACCTCCTTACGTTGGATCAAACAAAATGCCCGAGATATCGAGTGAGAGACAAATGCAGGACAAAGAGACCATCGTGCACATGAAAGCTGCATGTGAGCTTGCTGCTCGTGTTCTTGAAAATGCAGGGAAATTAGTCAAAGTAAGCACGCACTTCAGCATTTCCGTAGTCTGTTTCTCTTAAACGTAACTATGTCACTGCATCACCAGTTATAGTGCTGAATTTGCTCACTGTTTGTATGCTCCTTTTGTTTACAACATGcctttttttttatgttgtactccACAATTAATTTCAGCTTTAGTGAGAAATCTATTGCATCTTTCTATCAGCCCTCTGTAACAACGGACGAAATTGATAAAGCAGTGCACAAGATGATCATCGATGCTGGAGCCTATCCATCCCCGCTTGGATACGGTGGGTTTCCAAAAAGTGTATGCACATCAGTGAACGAATGCATGTGCCATGGTATTCCCGATTCACGAGAACTAAAGGTTCAGAAAGAAGGCCTTTCTTGACATGCTTTGCACCTACTTCAGAACATTTTCACCGCTGTATTTCTGACATAAATTTTTTTCGTTGGGGTTTTACAGGATGGAGACATAATTAACATCGATGTCACTGTCTACTTGAATGTACGTGTTTATGCTCTTTCCGTTTAATCATCACTTACCATCACTTGGTAATATCAATGTGCACTTCAGTTTGATAATCAGCAAGTTATATCCCTCTCCATTTCAGGGTTTTCATGGAGATACCTCTAAAACATTCTTTTGTGGAGAAGTTGACGAAGCTAGTAAAAGACTTGTGAAGGTGCATTACCTTTTCGCTAGAACACGTGTCATGCATCTTCTTGGAACCATTGTTTTTATTCATGAATCGTTACAGAGTTCTGTGTGGCTAAAGTGATCCACGAGGAGCTAAAATAAAAGCACTACTAGTTTCTAAACTTGAAAATGTATTTTTCCCATGTGTTAATTCAGTCACTGCTTCCACCTTTTCAAATTTTCTATGTGTCAATTTACACTAGATCGACCCAACTCATTACAGTATAACTATGAAATGGCACAATGGTATATTTTGTTCTCCCAAATGTAAACCTCAATAACTACTACTGTGGCTAATATCAGGTTACTGAAGAATGCATGCTTAGGGGCATAGCAGCCTGCAAACATGGTGTGAGCTTTAAGAAAATTGGCAGAAGAATAAGGTATACATATCTCACAGCATATTTAAGTCAAGGACAGTCACATCTATGATTATAATACAATGTAAAGTATTATATGTGTTTTCGACCATATTTCTCACTATAGATAGTGGGTAAGGTACACCCAAACTGTATCCTCTCAGATCTTTGAACCCAAACATTGGAGAAGTCTTCTGTTGCAAATACAAACATAGTGACAATCGTCTTGATAAATGAACATAGTCACCTAAATGGGCTAATTTGTGCTTCTAAAATGTTAAATTTGAACACATTTAACTATCAAACACTACCATTTCCATTAGCTGCATTTCATCCTGTATTCAAAGTTCATGCAGTTACATATGTGTGCAAGCATCATAACTGGAAGATGAATTCCTAAAAGATAAGATCGACTCAATATTTTTCGTAACTGGTTTAACCCAGCCATATCAAATCTTGCTTATTTTGTACATATTTTTATTTTCACTCATTGGTTTTGTTGGCCATTTCAGCGAGCATGCTGAGAAGCATGGATTTGGTGTCGTGGAGCAATTTGTTGGGCATGGAGTTGGCAGAGTTTTTCATTCACAACCGATTATATATCACCAGCGTAAGTGATTGCTAATAAACTATAACCATATATTGTATAAAAAACTGAAGAATTTACATGTGCCAATGTTGCTATGCTTATGGTAGTGTCCCCTACCATAATAGAATGAGAAGTTGGCACCTATTTTCAAATGTTGAGCAAACTCTAGTGAAGACTAGAGGATCACTCCAGACTCTATTCAGCCCAGTGTGCATAAAATTTTTGTCCTGGCTACAGACATTCTATCTGGATTCTTATGCCATGTCCGTCCAGTTTCTTCAATTGGTCGTAATCACAATAAAGAAACTGGCAAAAACATGTGCTGGGCCACAGACATGTTAATGGAATTTGATGGCAGTCAGTGCCACCAACCAGCTGAGCATAAAATTCGGATGATTATTGCGATATTGAAGCAGGCATTATGTCGTCGATAGTTTCTGAAGTCAAGTGTTGCTGGTTTCGTTGCGCTGTTTCTGCACTAGATAGCTTGATCCGATCTGCCGCGTTTGTTCGTGCTTGGACAATTATAGCTGACAGACACATTCTTTGTGCACTTGAACAGGCAACAACATGCCGGGGCAGATGGTGGAAGGGCAGACATTCACAATAGGTACGCACGGTTCATTCTGCCAATACTTTCCTGAatcctgagtagtagtagtacttaaCTGAAGGCTGAAGCAGCCAGGTTTGAGTATTTGACTTACGCTCGCTGTGCCAAACTCTGGGCAGAGCCGATCCTGACCATGGGAAGCAGCAGCATCGAGTGCGACATGTGGGAGGACGGCTGGACGGCCGTGACGACGGACGGCAGCCTGGCGGCGCAGTTCGAGCACACCATCCTCATCACCAGGACCGGCGCAGAGATCCTCACCAAGTGCTAGCATGCAAGCCAGCGATGAAGGCATACGGATCCTGACGGCGTAGATCACGTGATTTCTTCTTATGTTGTAGTATACCAAAGCATCACTGAAACAGCACCGATATGATTTTTGGCAGCGGCAAAGAGCTGCCAGGCTTCTTCTGGCATTTAGCATCCCCGGTGTTTTGATGAACGGGGCCGAGGATCTGCGTGGCCTTACATCGCGGACTTGCCGTTGGGTGCACTGGTATTTCGTCGGCCTGGGTGGGGGCACGAGCACGAGCACGACCACCGCCAGTCCACCTACACAACTCTTTCTTCAACAATTTTATCTGAAAAAATAGCTGTGCCGACGCGTCGGGCCGTGGACCTTTGCGTGCCCATAGCTGAGCCCCCTGGCGCGGGGAGAACAAAAAGTTGGGTGGGAGCCGTCGCGTTGGAAGCTGGGCGCCACTGGTTCCTGGTAGTGGTTTTCGCGAGCGCGGCGCCGAAACCTTGAGCCGAAGCGAGATCGCTGGGCGACGCCCCGACGGCACCGGCACCGCCGCACGGGTGGTCGcttcgcctcgccgcgccgcgcgAGGAAATCGCAGCGCCGTCGGCCATCGCCGCGCCATAGCTTAACGTTGACGTACGTACGTGGAATCGTTCGTGCGCCTTCGACGTGTCGTTCATCCCCGATGGAAGATGGAAAAACCTGTCGGATAACCACGCAGATATATTCTTCTCGAAAAGAAaaaacacgcacgcacgcacatgtATTCGAGCGAATCTGCATGGCGTGCCCCGCTGACCCGCCGTCGCGTGCTCGTCGGCCTGGGTGGGGAGCACGACAGGACACGGACCACCACAACGCGACGCACCTTGTTTCCACCGTAGAGGCGTGGGGGCAAGCAAAGCGACGAGCAGGTTCGGCGCCGCCGCATGCAGCTGCTCGATCCAATCCACCGGGCCTACGTGCTTTTGCCACCAAGCTGGCTGCGGCTCGTGGTCCGGCTGTTAATTTATTCCGCCGGGCGCCGCCTGAtccaaagccgccggcgcctgccaTCCGTGGGCCCGCGGCGACGCGTGCCCGTCCCTATATGGCCGGACGGCTCGATAGGGTTCAGAGCCAGAAAAGAGGCAGCGTTCTTCGCCCAAGCACTTGAGTTGATGCCTTGACTGACCCGAGGTGAGCGAGAGCCGCTGTTTCCATTTCGCCACTGCTTTTCCGCTCAAAAAAGCCACCGTGCATTTCCGTTTGTAAACTGACCGCGAAATGTACGTAGGCTGTTTTCGTGGAATATTCGGCGCCCACAGGATAAAACCCCCTCCAAACTGGTCGGTTTCCAAAAGAAAGACAACCGCTAAACAAATACTACTCCTCCAGTACAAGTAGCTTTATGTATGCAGCTTGACTTGGTTAGCATCGACCGAACCAACGTGACAGCAAGCAAGGCTCCTccggaaaagaagaagaaaagcaaagcTAACCACTAGCTTGCCACTTGATTCCTGGGCAAAGCCGATCGAAGCTGCAATTCCGTCAACAGCTGCTGCTGCCGTTTTCTCATCGAACCAActcaagtagtaggagtagtaaagCTGATACGATATGCTCGCTTGCTTGCTTGCAAGAGCCTCCATACACAGGTCCAGCCGCAGCAAGACAGTCGTCGTCGGAGCAGGCTTTGCAAAATCCAACCGTGAGCTGCTCCCCGGTGCTGTGCTAAACAAAGATGTACCGGTCGGGCAATGGCGCCGGCAGCACCGCACGAGCACGACCGCGAGTTTATACACAAGCACACGGGGACGCACGCGTCGATCATGTGTAACTCGGTGGAGTGGGAGGTCAGCTTTGCCGCGTTCCGAAGGAAGCTGGAGTAGCTAGCTACTAGAGCGACAGACGGGAAGGCGCGGGTGGATGTGCGTGCGTGGCTGGCTgttgcggctgcggctgcggctgcgttGCGGCGTGGGAGAGCACGAGCGCGCTACCGCTGACCCTGTGCCCACTGCACTGCCTGCCTGGCGAGTGGTAACGCGACGCGATTGCTCTCCGCTCCGCTCCGCACCGTCCGCGCGGCGCGTGTACGTACGTGCGGACTCGTTCGTCCCTACCGGCCCCGTTGGACGGACCCTCCTCCACGCGGCACCGCGCGTCGTCGCGGCCAAAGTCCTCCCGCCCCCTCCTCAAAGGATCTCCCGCCTCCCGCGTCTCAGTACGTATGGATGTCGGTcgccggagaggagaggagcaTCCGTGCTACGCGTTGCGAGCCAGACGCTGGCGCCTGGCGGAACGTGGAACGGAACCGAGATCATGCTGCGCCGCGCCTTGATGGCAGCACCAGTTAACGTCGTCAGGGCACCCAAATTCTGCCGTGCGTGCGGGTTCGACGTGTCCTTCTTGGGCAGCGCCTCGGCCCGGACGGGTGGAAGAAAGAGAGAAACCATGCGGTGCGCGGCGGGTTAGTTAACCGCGCGGACCGCACTGCGATGGGTAGCTGGCCATCGAATCTAGCGAATCCGTCGTGTAGGTAGTAGACGGCGGCGCGCGTTGTTGACTTGCCGTTGCGTGCACAATttcgtcgacggcggcggcggctggctggctGGGTGGGGTGCACGACCACGGGACGCGCCTTGTTTCCACCGTAGGAGCGCGCGTGGGCCAGGCAGGTAGGTTCGGCGCCGTCTCAGCTGGAGGAGCGCTCGCGGCACGGCGCCACTCGATCGGTTCTACGCACCTGCCTCCCATCCCATGCCTGCCTGCCATGCACCTGCCATGCCATGCCATCCAGCCCGCCGGTGCCCGCCAGCTGTGTACCCGTGCTGACGCGTGCTGACTCCTCATTGGCTGACCGACTCCCTCGGGTTCAGGGCCGAAAAGGACGGCGTTATTCCTGAACGAAGTAGTAGCCCGTGCTCGAGCCGGTGCCTTGACGGTGAAGAGAAGACTGACTCGAATCGAGGGGCGACCAGTGTCTCCATCGTCTCTTTTATGCAGAAAAGGAAAGCCGTTCTCCCCGCCGGTGTGGGATATTGGCAATTTGACTGCGAGGTAAACGTTATTTTCCCAGAATATTCGGGGCTATTCGCTGGTAAGAACCACCTGCTTTCCCAAAGAAGGGCAAAACCCTGAACTATAACTACCTTTTTCTGCACCTTGACCTGGTTAGTTTCGAAGCTTAACAAGAAACAAAGCTCCTCTCTGAAAGGGAAATCAAACTGACAAGTAAGGCTAACCAACCACTGGCATGCCGCTTGATTCTATGGGCACAGCCAATCATGACAACTAACGACGTCAATTTTTTGTTGAGGCGcccctaaaaataaaataaaaataaaaagatgtTGAAACGATCTTATgtactagtactcccttcgtttttatttactttgcatgttaGATTTTACTagagtcaaacttcataaagtttgaccaagtttataaaaaaatataaacatttacaatagcaaatttATATGATATGGAAgtgtattcaataatgaatctaatggtattgatttgttaatgtatatgttaatattttttccgtaaactttgtcaaagtttacaaagtttaattttgaccaaaacttatatgtggagtaaataaaaacgaagggtgTGTTGGATTATAGATGGGCTTTGGCCATGTAAGACAATAATATCTGGTTAATTTCTAAGGCCCATTTAGGTGCATGGCAACTGGTGGGAAGTTCACTACCATAATGCTACAGTAAGAAAGATGACTGACACCACTTATAGGTTGCTCTACCACGTGTCATTGGGAGCTTGGGAGCTCCACATACACCATCAATTGTCTAAACATAGAGCAACTGGGATTGCTTGCAAACCTCATGTACGACCCCACGAGTTTTCACCTATGGCCAGCCGCAAACCCCAAGGGGCAACTGTATCATCATTACCTCCGACAACGTCAAAGGCCTCCATGGTCATTTTCCTTCCGCGCATATTAGGGCCAAGCGCCGCTCGGATGCATCTTTTGACTGCCGCATAACGTACTTCGACCATGTCTCTCACTACCACCGCCGTCGACCCACACTTGGACACACTAACCCTGGAAGGACCGTCATGTACGACATCCCCATAGAACACTAACAAAATTTTCATAATACCTAACGAACATCCATATTCACATTTCAAATAATTAGTAACTGAATATTTTAGTATTAGTCGATTAAAACTTTAAATATAATAATAAGGGCAAAAATATTTTAATATTCAAATTTATGTTTGAAATACTAAGTGTTTTTTAATATCATTAGGTTCGACTCTAAACATAATAATACGATCATGACATTTTAATAAGATATTATTAAAACTcttaatatatttttattttaatatCATTTCATTATAACGAGCTAATACATTTTAATATCCATATTTTCTTTAGAAAATAATCAATTCTTTTTAGTATCATTTGGTTGGACCTTAAACATAATAGTACGATGATAACATTATTCGCAACAGTATATCAATATAAAAAAGCAAGAGAAGTAACATCATTCACAACTGTACATCAATATATAAAATATTCACAAAATTACACATTGGCATTTATACCACAACTTCAATATGGATGTCGTTCCCAATAAAATTAAGCCTCACAATAGTTCAAAAAAATGTCCATCAGCATGAACATATCACCAGTAATATATCAACAGAGCCAACCTATTATCACATGCACATAAATATTAGACACGGAACAAAATAGCACTTGCATGTATGTGGTCATCACCTCAAAAGGGAAATCGAAGATCAAGACATAATTTCTTCAATCACGTCATCTCCTCCTTTTTGCTGATGATATTTTTACCTAATTACATACATCATTAAGGATATTAGCATCTAATCTTAATATATGAAACTTAGATTATTGCAAGGTAACCAACTAGACCTATGGTTTTCTAACTATACAACTTATTAATAAACGTGCCACATGAAATAACATCACATTTAATCATGCAATGACCAATTACAGTACAAACTTTTCCTTAATTACCGTATTAAGAACTTCTTGCATGTCAAACTAAATTTATGCATTTGAAAGTCCTAACGCTGATCTACAATACCGTCAAATATTTGTTGTCCAAATTCCGGCTCTAACCCAACCTAAACTTTCAATAGAAGTACTAATTATGACTTAATGACAAAAGTAGCAACATTGTGCATGTCAAGAAAATTACTAGTAATGGACACGACTAACACTGATCTACAACATCTCCAACTTACTCTTCTAAAAAATACTATAAATGCAGCATATCTCGTCTGGAAACATTTCTAACTTCTAAGCATAGCTAATGA
This region of Triticum aestivum cultivar Chinese Spring chromosome 2D, IWGSC CS RefSeq v2.1, whole genome shotgun sequence genomic DNA includes:
- the LOC123054343 gene encoding methionine aminopeptidase 1B, chloroplastic, yielding MAVRVPSMELNRSPPLLSGGRGKTCLQKPFIVQAKRSGGLEKANTRPQGPQASEKLKKREPLTRGTVSAPLPVPGHIPRPPYVGSNKMPEISSERQMQDKETIVHMKAACELAARVLENAGKLVKPSVTTDEIDKAVHKMIIDAGAYPSPLGYGGFPKSVCTSVNECMCHGIPDSRELKDGDIINIDVTVYLNGFHGDTSKTFFCGEVDEASKRLVKVTEECMLRGIAACKHGVSFKKIGRRISEHAEKHGFGVVEQFVGHGVGRVFHSQPIIYHQRNNMPGQMVEGQTFTIEPILTMGSSSIECDMWEDGWTAVTTDGSLAAQFEHTILITRTGAEILTKC